A part of Equus quagga isolate Etosha38 unplaced genomic scaffold, UCLA_HA_Equagga_1.0 HiC_scaffold_168_RagTag, whole genome shotgun sequence genomic DNA contains:
- the LOC124232017 gene encoding LOW QUALITY PROTEIN: vigilin-like (The sequence of the model RefSeq protein was modified relative to this genomic sequence to represent the inferred CDS: deleted 2 bases in 1 codon) yields MSSKENLTEHQSRSIQKGNYVTALNSEEHIGTPTYKGKFSQLLEKTNWLENAQEPAECLSNNSQPITTSVITQVFHVPLEENEYVNQFGKDRRGKFYLDIMQKTGANVELIFVEDQGLYIIVSGETETVMKAQKEIFTWFQDRGLTAVSIPEEQPCFVTGKTGGEMQDLEEKDATYIQNLCPDNHSNRINTVGIKEVMKKDLHEVLGMSTDQDKCAVEKLDEKKAFFPSTPGPSSKTFDKIIPETEAHIHVPPPSVNQTQVGFTEKKQQLNEAQACVKEIFDSTKKKNTPINAEMKFQHKCTIGPKRNSVQETLQRSGISIEILPVESMSASVTEQGEPGSSGQAFSKASSKTELYTVSSIFVPSWLHRFLIGKKGCNISEITHSMPKVHIEFTEGDKITIKGPKEDVNYAQEQIEVIVKDLINRMDYAEINVDCKFHKHLIGKNDAIIKQIKERNNVSVLMSPKNVKNKLIRIEGESQGVQQAKRELLELAGHLENEHSKDLIIEQRFHPAIIGWKGERIHDIQKKFPEVMIHFPDQAQKSDTVQLRGPKHEIEKCTQYLENVVADIVESSYSVTIPNFKKPHRNVNGEGGANIKKICAASNTKSNPPSASGYSEDIVISGKPANCEVASNWILPTQKHITNSSEVEISIPSNLYKSLTDSKDCLIGAIMQECGRIHIHFPKMDSGLQRVIIRGPAQSVEKARTKLLQLAEEEQTKSHTVILHVKPQYHKFLMNKNGGNVSKVCNETGAHIIFPIPEDKDQELLTIKGTEKAVKDAQKGLAALITNLDNIVEEDILINPVDHHHFFMRRGPVFREITEEYGGVSINFSYSGKQRSKVTIKGAKPCVEAAKKHIQEITGDLDSQVTTECIIPQKFHHFIMGQMCSRIQQITRDYNVQIKFPDKENSVTNMDPTIQKNEEEVREKSTTEAASISPRKCDTILISGQKEECAAAMEALEALIPVTAALDVPFDPHHYIIGQKRREIRKIMDRFEVNIHMSTPGLSSGILFITGLAANVEQAKARLQELVKALQNEVKDRALRNFKLKFTVDPKYHPKIIGHKGVVITQICLKHKVAIHFPRKGSDETQDQITITGYENNTIAAQNTIMKLVHKFEKRVTKQIPVNHRVHGQVIGFHGKTIHKIMNQFQVDIHFSSRRSPNLNVVTVTGLPNNVTKATAHILNLEKHYLAVIKKHESQQEPMKKISLCNLSYTPSKDFVVKDLPRTANTTEIIPDINTPEDFPSLGNQVGPKTHSWRCKQE; encoded by the exons ATGAGCTCCAAAGAAAATTTGACTGAGCACCAAAGTAGGTCCATTCAAAAAGGCAATTATGTCACTGCTTTAAATTCAGAAGAACATATTGGCACTCCAACCTACAAAGGTAAATTCAGTCAACTCTTAGAGAAAACAAATTGGTTGGAAAATGCTCAGGAACCTGCTGAATGCTTGAGTAATAATAGTCAGCCTATCACAACCTCAGTCATCACTCAAGTCTTTCATGTGCCTCTGGAGGAGAACGAGTATGTGAATCAGTTTGGTAAAGATAGACGAGGAAAATTCTACCTAGATATCATGCAAAAGACTGGTGCCAATGTAGAATTAATTTTTGTCGAAGACCAGGGCCTCTACATTATAGTCTCTGGTGAAACAGAAACTGTCATGAAAGCTCAGAAGGAGATTTTTACATGGTTTCAGGATCGAGGTTTAACTGCAGTGTCCATTCCCGAAGAACAGCCGTGCTTTGTTACAGGCAAGACTGGAGGAGAAATGCAAGACTTAGAAGAAAAAGATGCAACCTACATCCAGAACTTATGCCCAGATAACCACAGCAACAGGATTAATACTGTGGGCATCAAAGAGGTCATGAAGAAGGATTTACATGAAGTCCTAGGTATGTCTACTGATCAAGACAAATGTGCTGTAGAGAAGTTAGAtgagaaaaaagcattttttccttCCACTCCTGGACCATCCAGTAAAACTTTTGACAAAATTATACCAGAAACAGAGGCACACATCCATGTTCCACCACCTAGTGTCAATCAGACACAAGTAGGCTTTACTGAAAAAAAGCAGCAGCTTAATGAGGCTCAGGCTTGTGTAAAGGAGATTTTTgacagcactaaaaagaaaaacacacccaTCAATGCAGAGATGAAATTTCAGCACAAGTGTACCATAGGTCCCAAGAGAAATTCTGTGCAGGAGACCTTGCAAAGAAGTGGAATTTCAATAGAGATCTTACCCGTAGAGAGCATGTCAGCTTCTGTGACAGAGCAAGGTGAGCCTGGAAGCTCAGGGCAGGCATTTTCCAAAGCCAGTTCGAAGACCGAACTTTACACTGTTTCCTCGATCTTTGTACCTTCCTGGCTTCACAGATTTCTTATTGGTAAGAAAGGTTGTAATATATCTGAAATCACACACAGCATGCCAAAAGTTCACATAGAATTTACTGAAGGagataaaattacaataaaaggACCAAAAGAAGATGTGAATTATGCTCAAGAACAAATTGAGGTCATAGTCAAAGATCTAATTAACAGGATGGATTATGCAGAAATCAATGTTGACTGTAAGTTTCACAAACATCTGATAGGGAAGAATGATGCCATCATAAAGCAAATTAAAGAGAGGAATAATGTTTCTGTGCTAATGTCAcctaaaaatgtaaagaataaattGATTAGAATTGAGGGGGAATCTCAGGGAGTCCAACAAGCCAAGAGAGAACTTCTTGAACTTGCTGGTCATTTAGAAAATGAGCACAGCAAGGATTTAATCATTGAGCAAAGATTTCACCCTGCAATCATTGGGTGGAAAGGTGAACGGATCCATGACATCCAGAAGAAATTCCCAGAGGTGATGATTCATTTTCCTGACCAAGCACAAAAAAGTGACACAGTCCAACTTAGAGGGCCAAaacatgaaatagaaaaatgcacACAATATTTGGAGAATGTGGTGGCAGACATTGTAGAGAGTAGCTATTCCGTAACTATTCCCAACTTTAAAAAGCCTCACAGAAATGTCAATGGAGAAGGAGGtgcaaacataaaaaaaatctgtgcagCAAGCAACACCAAAAGTAATCCTCCATCGGCAAGTGGCTACTCAGAAGATATTGTCATCAGTGGAAAACCTGCAAACTGTGAAGTAGCTTCTAACTGGATTCTTCCAACTCAGAAACATATAACCAATAGTTCAGAGGTAGAGATTTCTATTCCTTCCAATCTATACAAGTCTCTTACCGATTCTAAAGACTGTTTGATTGGTGCAATCATGCAAGAATGTGGAAGGATCCACATCCACTTTCCAAAAATGGACTCAGGCCTTCAAAGAGTCATTATTAGGGGCCCTGCCCAAAGTGTTGAAAAGGCCAGGACAAAACTGCTACAACTAGCAGAAGAAGAGCAAACCAAGAGTCATACTGTAATTCTCCACGTCAAACCACAGTATCACAAATTCCTCATGAATAAAAATGGTGGCAATGTTTCCAAAGTCTGTAATGAGACTGGAGCGCACATCATTTTCCCTATCCCTGAGGACAAGGATCAAGAATTGTTAACTattaaaggaacagagaaggcTGTCAAAGATGCACAAAAGGGACTAGCGGCACTAATTACAAATCTAGATAACATTGTAGAGGAGGACATACTGATAAATCCTGTTGACCACCATCATTTTTTCATGAGAAGAGGCCCGGTTTTTCGCGAGATAACTGAGGAGTATGGTGGTGTTAGTATTAACTTTTCATATTcaggaaaacagagaagcaaaGTCACAATCAAAGGAGCAAAGCCTTGTGTGGAAGCCGCCAAAAAGCACATTCAGGAGATTACTGGGGACTTGGATAGTCAAGTCACAACAGAATGTATTATTCCCCAGAAGTTCCATCATTTTATCATGGGACAAATGTGTTCTCGAATCCAACAAATTACTAGAGATTATAATGTCCAAATCAAATTCCCAGATAAAGAGAACTCAGTTACTAATATGGATCCAACCAttcagaaaaatgaggaagaagttAGGGAAAAGAGCACTACGGAAGCTGCTTCTATTTCCCCAAGGAAATGTGACACCATACTTATCTCTGGCCAAAAGGAAGAGTGTGCAGCAGCCATGGAAGCCCTTGAGGCTTTAATTCCTGTCACTGCTGCACTAGACGTGCCCTTTGACCCTCACCATTATATCATTGgtcagaaaagaagagagatacGAAAGATAATGGATAGGTTTGAAGTTAATATACACATGTCAACACCTGGATTGTCATCTGGTATCCTTTTTATCACTGGCCTTGCTGCAAATGTGGAGCAAGCCAAAGCTAGGTTACAAGAACTTGTCAAGGCTTTACAAAATGAAGTAAAAGATCGAGcattaagaaattttaaactcAAGTTCACAGTAGACCCCAAATATCACCCTAAGATCATTGGTCACAAAGGGGTAGTTATTACTCAGATTTGCTTGAAGCATAAGGTTGCTATTCATTTTCCACGTAAAGGAAGTGATGAGACACAAGACCAAATCACCATCACTGGATATGAAAATAACACCATCGCTGCCCAGAATACAATCATGAAACTGGtgcataaatttgaa aaaagggTTACTAAGCAAATCCCAGTAAACCATCGTGTTCATGGCCAGGTTATTGGATTCCATGGAAAAACCATTCACAAAATCATGAATCAGTTCCAAGTAGATATCCATTTCTCTTCAAGACGATCCCCAAATCTAAATGTTGTCACTGTGACTGGACTCCCTAATAATGTCACAAAAGCCACTGCTCATATCCTCAATCTTGAGAAACATTAtctggctgttatcaaaaagcaCGAGTCTCAACAGGAGCCTATGAAGAAGATCTCTCTGTGCAATTTATCCTATACTCCATCCAAGGATTTTGTAGTAAAAGATCTTCCCCGTACTGCAAACACAACTGAAATTATCCCAGACATAAACACGCCTGAAGATTTTCCCAGCTTGGGGAATCAAGTGGGTCCTAAGACTCACTCTTGGAGATGCAAACAAgaatga